The proteins below come from a single Bactrocera dorsalis isolate Fly_Bdor chromosome 5, ASM2337382v1, whole genome shotgun sequence genomic window:
- the LOC105229061 gene encoding diphosphoinositol polyphosphate phosphohydrolase 2, which produces MVKEKPNSTRIYDKDGFRRRAACICVRSDAEAEVLLVTSSRRPELWIVPGGGVEPEEEPSVTAVREVLEEAGVVGKLGRCLGVFENREHMHRTEVFVMTVTNELEEWEDSRSIGRKRQWFSIDDALTQLALHKPTQRHYLMQLRHSKSNTTASNTPPASPTAT; this is translated from the exons atGGTTAAGGAAAAGCCTAATTCTACACGAATTTATGACAAGGATGGCTTTCGCCGTCGCGCCGCTTGCATTTGCGTGCGTTCCGATGCCGAGGCAGAG GTGCTGCTGGTGACATCGTCACGTCGACCGGAATTGTGGATTGTGCCCGGCGGCGGTGTTGAACCCGAAGAAGAGCCTTCGGTAACGGCTGTGCGTGAGGTGCTCGAAGAGGCCGGCGTTGTCGGCAAGCTTGGGCGTTGTTTGGGTGTTTTCGAA AATCGCGAGCATATGCATCGCACCGAAGTGTTTGTTATGACCGTCACCAATGAATTGGAGGAGTGGGAAGATTCGCGTAGCATTGGGCGCAAGCGCCAATGGTTTTCCATTGATGATGCGTTGACACAGCTGGCACTGCATAAACCGACACAACGGCACTATTTGATGCAGCTAAGGCATTCAAAGAGTAATACGACCGCTTCGAATACACCACCAGCATCGCCTACAGCAACATAA